The following are from one region of the Peromyscus leucopus breed LL Stock chromosome 18, UCI_PerLeu_2.1, whole genome shotgun sequence genome:
- the Avpr1a gene encoding vasopressin V1a receptor, whose translation MSFPRGSHDRAANNSSRWWPLSAEDANSSREAAGLLQEGNDPPGDVRNEELAKLEIAVLAVIFVVAVLGNSSVLLALHRTPRKTSRMHLFIRHLSLADLAVAFFQVLPQLCWDITYRFRGPDWLCRVVKHLQVFAMFASAYMLVVMTADRYIAVCHPLKTLQQPARRSRLMIAASWVLSFLLSTPQYFIFSMIEIEVNNGTKTQDCWATFIQPWGTRAYVTWMTSGVFVVPVVILGTCYGFICYHIWRNVRGKTASRQSKGSKDSGDTPGPFHKGLLVTPCVSSVKTISRAKIRTVKMTFVIVTAYILCWAPFFIVQMWSVWDDNFIWTDSENPSITITALLASLNSCCNPWIYMFFSGHLLQDCVQSFPCCQSVVQKFTKDDSDSMSRRQTSYSNNRSPTNSTGMWKDSPKSSKSIKFIPVAT comes from the exons ATGAGTTTTCCGCGAGGTTCCCACGATCGGGCGGCCAACAACTCCAGCCGGTGGTGGCCTCTGAGCGCCGAGGATGCCAACAGCAGCCGGGAGGCAGCGGGGCTGCTCCAGGAAGGTAACGACCCTCCCGGGGATGTGCGCAACGAGGAGCTGGCCAAGCTGGAGATCGCCGTGCTGGCGGTGATTTTCGTGGTGGCCGTGCTGGGCAATAGCAGTGTGCTGCTGGCGTTGCATCGCACGCCACGCAAGACATCCCGCATGCACCTCTTTATCCGACACCTCAGCCTGGCCGACTTGGCGGTCGCCTTCTTCCAAGTGTTGCCACAGCTGTGCTGGGACATCACCTACCGCTTCCGCGGGCCGGACTGGCTGTGCCGCGTGGTGAAGCACCTGCAGGTGTTTGCCATGTTCGCGTCCGCCTACATGCTGGTGGTCATGACCGCCGACCGCTACATCGCGGTGTGCCACCCGCTCAAGACCCTGCAGCAGCCCGCGCGCCGCTCGCGCCTCATGATcgctgcctcttgggtgctgagTTTCCTACTAAGCACGCCGCAGTACTTCATCTTCTCTATGATCGAAATCGAGGTGAACAACGGTACCAAAACCCAAGACTGCTGGGCTACCTTTATCCAGCCCTGGGGTACCCGTGCCTATGTGACCTGGATGACCAGTGGTGTCTTTGTGGTACCTGTGGTCATCTTGGGTACCTGCTACGGCTTCATCTGCTACCACATCTGGCGCAACGTCCGTGGGAAGACGGCGTCGCGGCAGAGCAAGGGCAGCAAGGACTCTGGGGACACCCCAGGTCCCTTCCACAAGGGGCTTCTGGTCACGCCTTGTGTCAGCAGCGTGAAGACCATTTCCCGTGCCAAGATCCGCACAGTGAAGATGACCTTTGTGATCGTGACTGCCTACATCCTCTGCTGGGCGCCTTTCTTCATCGTCCAGATGTGGTCAGTCTGGGATGACAACTTCATCTGGACCG ATTCAGAAAACCCCTCCATCACCATCACGGCGTTACTAGCCTCCTTGAACAGCTGCTGCAACCCCTGGATATACATGTTTTTTAGCGGCCATCTCCTGCAAGACTGCGTCCAAAGCTTTCCATGCTGCCAAAGCGTGGTGCAGAAATTCACCAAGGACGACTCGGACAGCATGAGCAGAAGGCAGACTTCTTACTCCAACAACCGAAGCCCCACAAATAGCACAGGGATGTGGAAGGACTCACCTAAATCGTCCAAGTCCATCAAATTCATCCCTGTTGCCACCTGA